A stretch of the Tannerella serpentiformis genome encodes the following:
- a CDS encoding FkbM family methyltransferase translates to MKMITQAIYSHRYKGWSIPETCWYILMRASSRLNVAASFFYRKYRWRSNNDFARKWLRRHGDDFVFDFNGVLLPNVSGDFDLLSGLKYVFDDVYVVPISFHNDYSQANVTLVDQFTAEGPYGLVSEQVDVKIEQGDVVFDVGAWIGDFSALAAAQGAIVYAFEPTPNTYEWLCSTASLSKGEIIPVQKALGDKCEEIELFLDNSGGGSNRLHSTHKSTNERRAIESHALPLVKVSTIDQFVSENQIRKVDFIKADIEGAERYMLTGATDTLRRFAPKLAICTYHLKDDPQVLEGIIKEANPAYTVVHTRHKLFASVKR, encoded by the coding sequence ATGAAAATGATTACTCAGGCGATCTATTCGCATCGTTATAAAGGTTGGAGTATCCCTGAAACTTGTTGGTATATATTGATGCGGGCTTCTTCTCGACTGAATGTAGCAGCATCGTTTTTTTATAGGAAATACAGATGGCGATCTAACAACGATTTCGCACGAAAATGGCTTCGTCGTCATGGAGATGATTTTGTATTTGATTTCAACGGAGTTTTGCTTCCGAATGTTTCAGGGGACTTCGATTTATTGTCTGGTCTGAAATACGTCTTTGATGATGTGTATGTGGTTCCAATCTCTTTTCACAATGATTACTCGCAAGCGAATGTTACATTAGTTGATCAGTTTACGGCTGAAGGTCCTTACGGATTGGTTAGCGAGCAGGTTGATGTAAAAATCGAACAAGGGGATGTTGTGTTCGATGTTGGCGCATGGATAGGCGACTTTAGTGCATTGGCTGCGGCACAGGGAGCTATCGTTTATGCTTTTGAACCTACGCCTAATACTTATGAGTGGCTATGTAGCACGGCTTCTCTGAGTAAAGGGGAAATTATACCGGTACAAAAGGCTTTAGGAGATAAGTGTGAAGAGATCGAACTGTTTCTCGATAATAGTGGAGGTGGGTCGAATAGACTCCATTCTACACACAAATCAACAAACGAAAGAAGGGCTATAGAAAGTCATGCTTTGCCATTAGTTAAAGTGAGCACGATAGATCAGTTTGTTTCTGAAAACCAAATCCGCAAAGTTGATTTTATCAAGGCAGATATTGAAGGTGCTGAACGATATATGCTAACTGGTGCGACCGATACGCTTCGCCGATTCGCTCCGAAATTGGCCATTTGCACATATCACTTGAAAGATGATCCTCAAGTGCTTGAGGGTATTATTAAAGAAGCTAATCCTGCTTATACGGTTGTACACACACGTCATAAACTATTTGCTTCCGTTAAGCGGTAA
- a CDS encoding glycosyltransferase family 10 domain-containing protein produces MKDWQWPDIFQQTPRNKGVWEGICFTEEEVKTCDLLVVLNASPVRINTICPIGARWLFLQESPIDLYRYYLKIAPYFDKYFGFWDPAEVSNIVNTQTALSWHIKKTYDELVKLSLKDALEAKKKAVSWVTSNAKQKEGHRLRMAFKDFLQQQKFPFDLWGHGFCPIDDKFDGIFPYKYSIAIENYSCDDYWTEKITDCFLSWTLPIYYGAKNITRYFPEESMLLIDPNRPEYSLQQIKEAMATDYYEAHLDYIKEARELILNKYQFFPWIKHLLNQSQIDFSKKEPVDIPANRPPKRPLWCRLKRVLFERQ; encoded by the coding sequence GTGAAAGACTGGCAATGGCCTGATATTTTCCAGCAAACACCACGAAATAAAGGTGTTTGGGAGGGAATCTGTTTTACGGAAGAAGAGGTTAAGACCTGTGATCTCTTAGTAGTATTAAACGCTTCCCCCGTCAGAATAAATACTATCTGTCCTATAGGCGCACGGTGGCTTTTTCTGCAAGAATCGCCGATCGACCTTTACCGATATTATTTAAAGATAGCACCTTACTTTGATAAGTACTTTGGTTTTTGGGATCCAGCAGAAGTATCGAATATTGTCAATACACAAACAGCGTTATCGTGGCACATAAAGAAGACGTATGACGAGCTTGTAAAACTTTCTCTAAAAGATGCGTTGGAGGCGAAAAAGAAGGCTGTATCATGGGTGACGAGTAATGCTAAGCAGAAAGAAGGTCATCGGTTAAGAATGGCATTCAAGGATTTTCTACAACAGCAGAAATTTCCATTTGATCTGTGGGGGCACGGTTTCTGTCCAATCGATGATAAATTTGATGGGATATTTCCTTATAAATACAGCATTGCTATTGAAAATTATTCTTGTGATGATTATTGGACGGAAAAAATTACCGACTGTTTTCTATCATGGACACTGCCTATCTACTACGGAGCCAAGAATATTACTCGCTATTTTCCAGAAGAATCAATGTTATTGATTGATCCGAACAGGCCGGAGTATTCGTTGCAGCAAATAAAAGAAGCAATGGCGACAGATTATTACGAAGCTCATTTAGATTATATAAAAGAAGCTCGCGAATTGATCTTGAATAAATATCAGTTCTTTCCATGGATAAAGCACTTACTAAATCAATCGCAAATTGATTTCTCTAAAAAAGAGCCCGTTGATATACCAGCTAATCGACCACCGAAGCGCCCACTTTGGTGTCGATTAAAACGGGTTCTATTTGAACGACAATGA
- a CDS encoding FkbM family methyltransferase — MKILNAIYRFLQARQIFVNDVLRFLSKIDSPIILEAGAADGVDTLRFAKLLSSQGVIYAFEPVLQNFERLKDLVKEQHNVHTFRMALGDHDGK; from the coding sequence ATGAAAATACTTAATGCGATTTATCGCTTTCTTCAAGCAAGACAGATATTTGTCAACGATGTACTGAGATTTCTATCTAAAATAGATAGTCCTATTATATTGGAAGCGGGAGCTGCTGACGGGGTGGATACGTTGCGATTCGCAAAGTTGCTCTCTTCTCAGGGAGTTATCTATGCATTTGAGCCGGTTCTGCAAAATTTTGAACGATTGAAAGATCTTGTGAAGGAGCAGCATAATGTCCATACTTTCAGAATGGCGTTAGGTGACCATGATGGAAAATGA
- a CDS encoding alpha-1,2-fucosyltransferase — protein MVENIYIRVWGGIGNQLFIYAFARCISLNWDGKVGLETHSGFRGDGYHRTYKLDRFSITLPKSNFLSSLFFSFNRKYPLLKRLFFPSSRLIIENEDQLNSNVSEFIPPPYLKERTLFYQGYWQHINFLSIREVLLSELRFNLPPNSVFEEIKATIQASEAVCLHVRRMQYSRLLTLDYYRAAVSILEKSCTAPCFFIFSDDLAWCRERLSISYSCVYIDNFDDELYELQLMSFCHHFIIANSSFSWWGAWLSQHPDKMVILPEDYLVSNMDGRVIPIPSKELY, from the coding sequence ATGGTAGAAAATATCTACATAAGGGTTTGGGGTGGAATCGGAAATCAGCTATTTATTTATGCTTTTGCCCGATGTATATCACTCAATTGGGATGGTAAGGTTGGGCTGGAAACACACAGTGGTTTCCGTGGTGATGGCTACCATCGTACTTATAAACTGGATCGTTTTAGCATAACACTGCCAAAGTCGAATTTTCTTTCCTCGTTATTCTTTTCTTTCAACCGAAAATATCCACTCTTAAAACGCCTATTCTTCCCTTCGTCTCGATTGATTATAGAGAATGAGGATCAACTAAATTCCAATGTGAGTGAATTTATTCCTCCTCCCTATCTGAAAGAAAGAACTTTGTTTTATCAAGGCTATTGGCAGCACATCAATTTTTTATCCATTCGTGAAGTGTTACTTTCTGAATTGCGATTTAATCTTCCCCCGAATTCTGTATTTGAGGAAATTAAAGCAACGATTCAGGCGTCGGAGGCTGTCTGCTTGCATGTGCGTCGCATGCAATACAGTCGATTACTTACACTCGATTATTACCGAGCTGCGGTTTCGATCTTAGAGAAAAGCTGTACAGCGCCTTGCTTTTTCATCTTTTCAGACGATTTGGCTTGGTGTCGCGAACGGTTGTCCATATCATACTCATGTGTCTATATCGATAATTTCGACGATGAACTCTACGAACTGCAACTGATGAGTTTTTGCCACCATTTCATTATAGCCAATAGCTCTTTTAGTTGGTGGGGGGCGTGGTTGTCGCAACATCCGGATAAAATGGTAATCCTTCCGGAGGATTATTTGGTCAGCAATATGGATGGACGAGTGATCCCAATACCCTCAAAAGAATTGTACTAA
- a CDS encoding FkbM family methyltransferase, whose protein sequence is MVFEKSEEVDVRTIDSWAAENKVTRIDAMWLDMQGSECATLQASPVIMKTVQVLYTEVNFEETYEGCILYDEYKEWLYSLGFKLVKSEFRWKEQGNALFVRQ, encoded by the coding sequence ATCGTTTTTGAAAAATCAGAAGAGGTTGATGTGAGAACTATTGATAGTTGGGCCGCAGAAAATAAAGTCACTCGAATTGATGCTATGTGGTTGGATATGCAAGGTTCGGAGTGTGCTACATTACAAGCCTCGCCAGTCATAATGAAGACGGTTCAGGTTCTATATACAGAAGTCAATTTTGAAGAGACATATGAAGGATGCATTCTTTATGATGAATACAAAGAGTGGCTATATTCTCTTGGTTTTAAATTGGTGAAAAGTGAATTCAGGTGGAAAGAACAGGGTAATGCACTGTTTGTCCGGCAATAG
- a CDS encoding lipopolysaccharide biosynthesis protein yields the protein MSSTASLKEKAAKGLFWGGLSNSVQQLLGAVFGLITARILNAEDYGLIGMLAIFNGIVTILQESGFTSALANRQEIKHEDYNAVFWFSTLTSVVAYVILFFCAPLIASFYRKPDLIPLSRILFLGFVFGGMGVSLNAYLYKKLKAKERGVGDMIAISVSGTLGVILALNGYAAIGLAIQTVTYVGVSVFFRFYYSSWRPAFHFNFSPLREMFGFSSKLILTNFIFQLNSNILSVIMGRFYNANQLGFYTQGQKWTGMANQVVNGMISYIAQPVFVEASDNKERQRYIFRKMVRFGAFVSLPAMVGLALVAKEFIWIFLGEKWMPSIPYLQLLCIWGGGSYLWILYTSLLMAHGKSAAYLWGTVLTGVVQLLFIWSVYPLGTYCMVIGFVTVSCLSLLYWHKVAGQLISLSIWHVLKDIAPYLAITGTSVLIAWFVTLFTTDRYISFFVKSFLYVGSYLLIAKFLDSTMLKESLSFIKNRRI from the coding sequence ATGTCATCTACAGCTTCGCTAAAAGAGAAAGCAGCTAAAGGCCTTTTTTGGGGAGGGTTAAGTAATAGCGTACAGCAATTGCTCGGGGCCGTATTTGGGTTAATTACTGCACGAATTCTCAACGCTGAAGATTATGGATTGATCGGCATGTTAGCCATTTTCAATGGCATTGTAACTATTCTCCAAGAAAGTGGTTTTACTTCTGCATTGGCTAATAGGCAAGAAATAAAGCATGAGGATTACAATGCGGTATTTTGGTTTAGCACTTTAACCAGTGTCGTAGCCTATGTAATCTTATTTTTTTGTGCGCCGTTGATCGCTTCTTTTTACAGAAAACCCGATTTGATTCCTCTATCCCGGATCCTTTTTCTTGGGTTTGTTTTTGGAGGAATGGGAGTTTCATTGAACGCTTATCTGTATAAAAAGCTGAAGGCGAAAGAACGAGGGGTCGGCGATATGATTGCAATTAGTGTGTCAGGAACGCTCGGCGTAATTCTTGCTCTAAACGGGTATGCAGCTATCGGGCTTGCTATACAGACGGTGACTTATGTTGGAGTCAGTGTCTTTTTTCGTTTCTATTATTCATCGTGGCGACCGGCATTTCATTTCAATTTTTCTCCCTTACGTGAAATGTTCGGATTCAGTTCAAAACTGATCCTAACGAACTTTATTTTTCAGTTGAACAGCAACATACTTTCTGTGATAATGGGGCGATTCTACAATGCTAATCAATTGGGATTCTATACACAAGGGCAGAAATGGACGGGAATGGCCAATCAAGTCGTAAATGGCATGATAAGCTATATTGCACAGCCGGTATTTGTTGAAGCTAGTGATAACAAAGAAAGGCAACGGTATATTTTCCGTAAGATGGTGAGGTTTGGGGCCTTTGTTTCCTTGCCTGCTATGGTCGGACTAGCATTAGTCGCGAAAGAATTTATTTGGATTTTTCTTGGTGAAAAATGGATGCCCAGCATTCCGTATTTACAGTTACTCTGTATATGGGGAGGAGGTTCTTATTTGTGGATACTATACACGAGTTTATTGATGGCTCATGGAAAATCTGCTGCGTATTTATGGGGGACCGTATTAACCGGTGTCGTACAACTCCTTTTCATCTGGAGCGTTTACCCATTGGGCACCTACTGTATGGTTATTGGTTTTGTGACTGTTTCGTGTTTAAGCTTGCTTTATTGGCACAAAGTTGCTGGTCAATTGATCTCGTTATCAATTTGGCATGTCCTAAAAGACATTGCGCCCTATTTGGCTATTACCGGAACGTCAGTATTAATTGCATGGTTTGTAACTCTCTTTACAACTGACAGATATATTTCCTTCTTTGTTAAGTCCTTCTTGTATGTCGGAAGCTATTTGCTTATTGCTAAATTCTTGGATTCAACTATGCTAAAAGAGAGTTTGAGCTTTATAAAGAACAGACGAATATGA
- a CDS encoding FkbM family methyltransferase — protein MEPIPEVFARLRSNRHCSVRNCCILDEEKEVTFRSVFPPLEMLSGILEFFDQRHIDRINAEVSIIADGLGYQDIMIPGHNINRLLETQGLYEIDYCSIDTEGAEVNIVKSIDFNKIRIGTFSIENNDTAGELRNYLSSFGYARYTLGSDDLYIKGKYSWTLAKYVQYLNFKICTRAKKAALYRKYIRK, from the coding sequence ATCGAACCGATACCTGAGGTGTTCGCACGGTTACGGTCTAATCGTCATTGCTCTGTTAGGAATTGTTGCATCTTGGATGAAGAAAAAGAAGTGACATTCCGAAGTGTTTTCCCTCCATTGGAAATGTTGAGTGGCATTCTCGAGTTTTTCGATCAGAGGCATATTGACCGGATCAATGCTGAAGTGTCTATAATTGCTGATGGGCTAGGCTATCAGGATATTATGATTCCCGGACACAATATCAATCGCCTCTTAGAAACGCAGGGACTTTATGAAATCGATTATTGTAGTATAGATACTGAGGGGGCAGAAGTCAATATCGTGAAAAGTATTGATTTTAACAAAATTAGAATAGGTACCTTTTCAATTGAGAATAATGATACAGCAGGTGAATTGAGGAACTATTTATCCTCTTTCGGATATGCCCGATACACTTTAGGATCAGATGATCTTTATATCAAAGGAAAGTATAGCTGGACTTTGGCTAAATATGTGCAATATCTCAATTTTAAAATTTGTACAAGGGCAAAGAAGGCGGCATTGTATCGAAAATATATTAGGAAATAA